A portion of the Hymenobacter gelipurpurascens genome contains these proteins:
- the rnr gene encoding ribonuclease R, with translation MKREDEDAAPRAPRAKAARGEEATAAASVSKDLVFRIFRDNPTKVLAYRQLSRRLGVTTKGQREEIFDHLKALKKAGLITLLQNDEYRLTDAGAAQAATAPASSRRARNPENMPVPARRSGRPIETEFGQDPVVHRRREAGFDFPDADEPDTRRRPGREGEQTIIGTVSLATDKFAFVISEESGTDVRVFTDRLKFAMHGDLVRLRLRGSRDGRPVGDVVEVLKRVRPEVVGRLYVKGGVGFVKPDSRKLYFDVFVPFEKLHDANDGEKVLVRITEFPEDSAGRSPVGEVVRSFGQAGENEAEINAIMAEFGLPFEFPSEVEAESESISEVIAHAEIERRRDFRDITTFTIDPADAKDFDDALSIRKLENDHWEIGVHIADVTHYVQPGTELEREAKHRATSVYLVDRVIPMLPERLSNGLCSLRPNEDKLTFSAVFELDENGKLYNSWFGKTIIHSDRRFAYEEAQERIEGLEADYTEEIQLMNSIAKKLCAARFKQGAISFETQEVKFKLDENGKPQGVYVKERKDAHKMIEEFMLLANRKVAEFVFKLKNRKPRFTMVYRVHEAPDPDRLQNFALFAKKFGHNLDLTNPKKLSTELNDLSETVMGRPEQNVIQTLAVRTMSKAIYTTEPLGHFGLAFDHYSHFTSPIRRYPDMMAHRLLEHYLEGGKNVEVGPVEEECKHSSEREKLAATAERASIKYKQVEFMSEVIGETFTGVVSGLTERGLYVEIEENKCEGMVRLNEIPGDFFELDRDNYRIVGRNTKRIIQFGDEMQVVVKSANLLDRTIDFELVDNRPDALKRREQEERRMGSKPRGYRPERSSGGGRPGGKSGGGKRR, from the coding sequence ATGAAAAGAGAAGACGAAGACGCCGCCCCCCGCGCCCCACGCGCGAAGGCGGCCCGTGGCGAAGAAGCCACCGCTGCCGCATCGGTATCCAAAGACCTCGTGTTTCGGATCTTCCGCGACAACCCCACCAAAGTACTGGCCTACCGCCAGCTCTCCCGCCGCCTCGGTGTCACTACCAAAGGGCAGCGCGAGGAGATATTCGACCACCTCAAAGCCCTCAAAAAAGCGGGCCTGATTACCCTACTCCAAAACGACGAGTACCGCCTCACGGACGCCGGTGCTGCCCAAGCTGCTACCGCTCCGGCCAGCAGCCGGCGGGCCCGCAACCCCGAGAACATGCCCGTGCCCGCCCGCCGTAGCGGCCGCCCTATCGAGACGGAATTCGGCCAAGACCCCGTGGTGCACCGTCGCCGCGAAGCCGGCTTTGACTTCCCCGATGCCGACGAGCCGGACACGCGCCGTAGGCCCGGTCGGGAGGGCGAGCAGACCATCATTGGTACGGTTTCCCTGGCCACCGACAAGTTTGCTTTCGTCATCAGTGAGGAGAGCGGCACCGATGTGCGCGTGTTTACTGACCGCCTCAAGTTTGCCATGCACGGCGACCTGGTGCGCCTACGCCTGCGCGGCTCCCGCGACGGCCGCCCCGTCGGTGATGTGGTGGAAGTGCTCAAGCGCGTGCGTCCCGAAGTGGTCGGCCGCCTGTATGTGAAGGGTGGCGTGGGCTTCGTGAAGCCGGATAGCCGCAAGCTGTACTTCGATGTGTTCGTGCCCTTCGAGAAGCTGCACGATGCCAACGACGGCGAGAAAGTGCTGGTGCGCATCACGGAGTTTCCGGAGGATAGCGCTGGCCGCTCACCCGTAGGCGAGGTGGTGCGCAGCTTCGGACAAGCCGGCGAAAACGAAGCTGAGATCAACGCCATCATGGCCGAGTTCGGCTTGCCCTTCGAGTTTCCATCTGAAGTAGAAGCCGAGTCGGAGTCTATTTCGGAGGTGATTGCTCATGCCGAGATTGAGCGCCGCCGCGACTTCCGCGACATCACGACGTTCACCATCGACCCGGCCGACGCGAAGGACTTCGACGACGCCCTATCTATCCGGAAGCTGGAGAATGACCACTGGGAAATCGGGGTGCACATCGCCGACGTGACCCACTACGTGCAGCCCGGTACCGAGCTGGAGCGCGAGGCCAAGCACCGCGCTACCTCGGTGTACCTCGTGGACCGCGTGATTCCGATGCTGCCCGAGCGCCTCTCCAACGGCCTCTGCTCCCTGCGCCCGAATGAGGACAAGCTAACCTTCTCGGCCGTGTTTGAACTCGACGAAAACGGCAAGCTCTACAACTCGTGGTTCGGCAAAACCATCATCCACTCCGACCGTCGCTTCGCGTACGAAGAGGCTCAGGAGCGCATCGAAGGACTGGAAGCCGATTACACCGAGGAAATTCAGCTGATGAACAGCATCGCTAAGAAGCTGTGCGCGGCCCGCTTCAAGCAGGGCGCTATCAGCTTCGAAACCCAGGAGGTGAAGTTCAAGCTCGATGAGAACGGCAAGCCGCAGGGCGTGTATGTGAAGGAGCGCAAGGACGCGCATAAGATGATTGAGGAGTTCATGCTGCTGGCCAACCGCAAGGTGGCCGAGTTCGTGTTCAAGCTCAAGAACCGCAAGCCGCGCTTCACGATGGTGTACCGCGTGCACGAAGCCCCGGACCCAGACCGCCTGCAGAACTTCGCTCTCTTCGCGAAGAAGTTTGGCCACAACCTCGACCTCACCAACCCTAAAAAGCTGAGCACCGAGCTCAACGATTTGTCGGAGACGGTGATGGGCCGCCCGGAGCAGAACGTCATCCAGACGCTGGCCGTGCGTACCATGAGCAAGGCCATTTATACGACTGAGCCCCTAGGCCACTTCGGCCTGGCCTTCGACCACTATTCGCACTTCACCTCACCCATCCGCCGGTACCCCGACATGATGGCGCACCGCCTCCTGGAGCACTACCTGGAGGGCGGCAAGAACGTGGAGGTCGGCCCGGTGGAAGAAGAGTGCAAGCACTCCTCTGAGCGCGAGAAACTAGCCGCTACCGCTGAGCGTGCGAGCATCAAGTACAAGCAGGTGGAGTTCATGTCGGAGGTTATCGGCGAGACGTTCACCGGTGTGGTATCGGGCCTCACGGAGCGCGGACTGTATGTGGAAATCGAGGAGAACAAGTGCGAAGGCATGGTGCGTCTCAACGAGATTCCCGGCGACTTCTTCGAGCTGGACCGCGACAACTACCGCATCGTGGGCCGCAACACCAAGCGCATTATCCAGTTCGGCGACGAGATGCAGGTCGTGGTAAAATCCGCCAACCTGCTCGACCGTACCATCGACTTCGAACTAGTAGATAACCGCCCCGACGCCTTAAAGCGCCGTGAGCAGGAAGAGCGCCGCATGGGCAGCAAGCCCCGCGGCTACCGCCCTGAGCGCAGCAGCGGTGGCGGCCGCCCCGGCGGAAAGTCTGGCGGCGGCAAGCGCCGCTAG
- a CDS encoding polyprenyl synthetase family protein yields MDLSQLTDRLNTGLGQLRYGEAPDALYEPIRYIMALGGKRIRPLLTLLGAHLFTDDLDPVVKPALATEVFHNFTLLHDDLMDQAPLRRGKATVHEKWNPNVAILSGDVMLVRAYELFLDVKPELLAYVLRRFSQTAAEVCEGQQWDMNFETETEVTIAQYLDMIRLKTAVLLGFALELGALMGGASREDADHLRQFGVGIGVAFQLRDDLLDVYGDAATFGKRVGGDILSDKKTFLLLTAQAQANIAQQATLARHVGQPVTDAEAKVQAVRAIYDELEIRPQTEALINTYFQDALQHLERVAAPAERKKPLHQLALQLMDREQ; encoded by the coding sequence GTGGACCTGTCCCAACTCACCGACCGCCTCAACACTGGCCTAGGCCAGCTACGCTACGGCGAAGCGCCCGACGCGCTCTACGAGCCCATTCGCTACATCATGGCCCTCGGGGGCAAGCGCATTCGCCCGCTGCTCACGCTGCTCGGCGCCCACCTGTTCACCGATGATCTGGACCCGGTAGTTAAGCCCGCGCTGGCCACTGAAGTCTTTCACAACTTCACGCTCCTTCACGACGACCTAATGGACCAGGCGCCCCTGCGCCGGGGCAAGGCCACCGTGCACGAGAAGTGGAACCCCAATGTGGCCATCCTGAGCGGCGACGTGATGCTGGTGCGCGCCTACGAGCTTTTCCTGGACGTGAAGCCCGAGCTATTGGCCTACGTGCTGCGCCGCTTCTCCCAAACCGCCGCCGAAGTCTGCGAAGGCCAGCAGTGGGATATGAACTTCGAGACGGAAACGGAAGTCACTATTGCCCAATACCTCGATATGATCCGGCTGAAAACGGCCGTACTCCTCGGCTTCGCGCTGGAGCTGGGGGCCCTGATGGGCGGCGCTTCCCGTGAAGATGCCGACCACCTGCGCCAGTTTGGGGTAGGTATCGGGGTAGCCTTCCAGCTCCGCGACGACCTGCTGGATGTGTATGGCGACGCAGCCACCTTCGGCAAGCGCGTGGGCGGCGACATCCTGTCCGATAAAAAGACCTTCCTGCTGCTCACTGCTCAGGCCCAGGCCAACATTGCTCAGCAGGCCACTCTGGCTCGCCACGTAGGCCAGCCCGTAACGGATGCCGAAGCAAAGGTGCAAGCCGTGCGCGCTATCTACGATGAGCTCGAAATACGCCCTCAGACGGAAGCTCTCATCAATACTTACTTCCAGGACGCCCTGCAGCACTTGGAGCGAGTAGCGGCCCCCGCAGAGCGTAAAAAGCCCCTGCATCAGCTGGCTCTCCAACTCATGGACCGTGAGCAGTAG
- a CDS encoding rhomboid family intramembrane serine protease → MLNLSPTLVLVALTVSISIYAWSNQELMDKWVLNPYEVRRRGEWYRFITSGFLHADLGHLLFNMLAFYSFSMIVEQVFVGYFGPTNGILYFLLLYLGGIVISDIPTYLRHRNYPGYRSLGASGGVASVIFSAILFAPTSKIGVFPLPPSLGIPGFIFGFLYLAYSYYMGRKRGDNINHDAHFYGALYGLIVTLVLIPKAGPHFWDQIRGFLS, encoded by the coding sequence ATGCTCAATCTAAGTCCTACCCTGGTGCTGGTCGCCCTCACCGTTAGTATTTCCATCTATGCCTGGTCTAATCAGGAGCTGATGGATAAATGGGTGCTCAACCCCTACGAAGTGCGCCGACGTGGCGAGTGGTATCGGTTCATTACGTCCGGCTTTCTGCACGCCGATCTAGGCCACCTGCTCTTCAATATGCTGGCGTTTTATTCCTTTAGCATGATTGTGGAACAGGTATTCGTGGGCTACTTCGGGCCCACGAATGGCATTCTATATTTCCTGCTGCTCTATCTAGGAGGTATCGTAATCTCAGATATTCCTACCTACCTGCGCCACCGCAACTATCCTGGCTACCGTAGTCTGGGTGCTTCGGGCGGAGTGGCTTCCGTTATCTTCTCGGCCATTCTGTTTGCCCCTACCTCCAAAATTGGCGTGTTTCCTCTGCCACCTAGCCTGGGCATTCCCGGCTTCATCTTCGGTTTCCTGTACCTAGCCTATTCGTACTACATGGGCCGTAAGCGGGGCGATAATATCAACCATGATGCCCACTTCTATGGCGCGCTGTATGGCCTGATCGTGACACTGGTGCTGATTCCCAAAGCCGGGCCGCATTTCTGGGACCAAATCAGAGGATTTCTAAGTTAA
- a CDS encoding PLD nuclease N-terminal domain-containing protein, whose product MNKLAPYLNRLFFAAPLLALTLLVSSCSRYSADGSLATWGYVLLALDVLALFDVFRQSWSIGKKILWAAIIFFFPLGGLILYYFFAGRGKA is encoded by the coding sequence ATGAATAAGCTTGCACCTTACCTAAACCGACTCTTTTTTGCAGCGCCTCTGCTGGCTCTCACTCTCCTTGTATCTTCTTGCAGCCGCTATAGCGCCGATGGCAGCCTGGCTACTTGGGGATACGTTCTCTTAGCGCTAGACGTGCTGGCGCTGTTTGATGTGTTCCGTCAGTCTTGGTCTATTGGCAAGAAAATCCTGTGGGCCGCTATCATCTTCTTCTTCCCCCTAGGTGGCCTCATCCTCTACTACTTCTTCGCTGGTCGGGGCAAAGCCTAA
- a CDS encoding DUF2939 domain-containing protein — MKRVILVLILLGLAVGGYVYYRSLSKSPTFSLMQAAKATQTHDMAEFERYVDIRSVTGNLVDQVAAQSEELDNFIPRGFALKHALPLLKPQLTEAARKEVQLYIETGAVAARESARPAGLLNLSVLGMMGTVAGPGSQFRGIKYTREQGDQAIVGLEVSQPRYDTTLVVEVKMRRQDDHWQATEITNSGALIKQLARLEKQRLVR; from the coding sequence ATGAAGAGAGTAATTCTGGTACTTATACTGCTTGGCCTGGCTGTAGGCGGCTATGTGTATTACCGCAGCCTTAGCAAAAGCCCAACCTTCTCACTAATGCAGGCAGCCAAAGCCACCCAAACGCACGACATGGCGGAGTTTGAGCGCTACGTGGATATCAGGAGCGTTACGGGGAACCTAGTGGATCAGGTAGCGGCCCAGAGCGAGGAGCTGGACAACTTTATTCCAAGAGGCTTTGCACTCAAGCACGCTCTGCCGCTGTTGAAGCCCCAGCTCACGGAAGCGGCCCGGAAGGAAGTGCAGCTGTACATTGAAACCGGCGCCGTTGCTGCTAGAGAATCGGCGCGCCCAGCGGGACTATTGAATCTGTCGGTGCTGGGTATGATGGGTACGGTGGCCGGGCCAGGGAGTCAGTTCCGAGGCATCAAATACACCCGGGAACAGGGTGATCAGGCCATCGTAGGCCTAGAGGTTAGCCAACCCCGGTACGACACTACCTTGGTAGTGGAAGTAAAAATGCGCCGGCAGGATGACCACTGGCAGGCGACGGAGATAACCAATTCTGGCGCGCTCATCAAGCAACTTGCCCGTTTAGAAAAGCAACGCCTTGTCAGGTAG
- a CDS encoding glycerophosphodiester phosphodiesterase family protein, translated as MPQNTFPAIHGHRGCRGLRPENTLPAFRHALALGVDVLELDVVISADRQVVVSHEPWFSAAICRTPDGLPISLETGLQHNLYALPYATIRQYDCGLTRHKSFPEQQTEPAYKPLLREVFEEVEHYVAMHTRAPVGYSIEIKSSPAGAGIFHPLPAEFFELVYAEIVAAGVGERTTLLCFDKRILQVAKMQAPGLPLCLLVEDDRPVEEHLQELGFLPAVYGMHHPLLTTGLADFLREQGVAIVPWTVNNPEDIVRVLAFEPAGITTDYPDRLLALRH; from the coding sequence ATGCCTCAAAACACATTCCCGGCTATACATGGCCACCGTGGCTGCCGTGGCCTACGCCCCGAAAATACGCTGCCAGCGTTTCGCCACGCGCTGGCTTTAGGGGTAGATGTTCTGGAATTGGATGTTGTCATCTCCGCCGATCGGCAAGTTGTGGTATCGCATGAGCCCTGGTTTTCCGCTGCTATTTGCCGCACTCCTGATGGGCTTCCTATCAGCCTCGAGACCGGGCTGCAGCACAACCTGTATGCCTTGCCCTACGCTACCATCCGGCAATACGACTGCGGTCTTACGCGCCATAAAAGCTTTCCGGAGCAGCAGACTGAGCCCGCCTATAAGCCCTTGCTGCGCGAAGTTTTTGAGGAGGTAGAACACTACGTAGCTATGCACACTCGGGCGCCCGTGGGGTATAGCATCGAGATAAAAAGCTCGCCTGCCGGTGCTGGAATATTTCACCCGTTGCCGGCGGAGTTTTTTGAATTGGTCTACGCTGAGATTGTTGCCGCCGGGGTAGGGGAGAGGACCACCCTTTTATGCTTTGATAAACGCATTCTGCAGGTAGCCAAAATGCAGGCACCGGGCCTTCCGCTTTGCTTGCTAGTAGAGGATGACCGCCCAGTAGAAGAGCACCTACAGGAGCTCGGATTTCTCCCTGCTGTTTACGGCATGCACCATCCCTTACTTACTACTGGCCTAGCAGATTTCCTGCGTGAGCAAGGAGTAGCCATTGTGCCCTGGACGGTGAATAACCCCGAGGACATAGTGCGCGTCCTGGCGTTCGAACCTGCCGGTATCACCACGGACTATCCTGATAGGCTCCTTGCTCTTCGGCACTGA
- a CDS encoding helix-turn-helix domain-containing protein, with translation MPNQGEILQEAIKNSGISITRIVEELGITRPTIYRKFKEDTLDYAFVKRVGDVIGHDFSHYFTSLQQASLPFVTPSVSSSVSHSVTTKSVTPALPDSDLTKQLLALQTKYIALLEAYNELLLRVYGPK, from the coding sequence ATGCCAAATCAAGGCGAAATACTCCAGGAAGCTATCAAAAACAGTGGTATATCCATCACGCGTATCGTGGAGGAGCTGGGTATTACACGTCCAACGATCTATCGTAAATTCAAAGAAGATACACTTGATTACGCTTTCGTAAAGCGTGTCGGTGATGTAATTGGACATGATTTTTCACATTACTTTACATCTTTACAACAAGCATCTCTTCCTTTTGTAACGCCATCTGTATCGAGTAGCGTTTCTCATAGTGTAACAACTAAGAGTGTTACACCTGCTTTGCCTGATTCAGACTTAACCAAGCAGCTTTTGGCCCTCCAGACGAAGTACATTGCATTGTTGGAAGCATATAATGAACTGCTGTTACGAGTGTATGGTCCTAAGTGA
- a CDS encoding acyl-CoA thioesterase, which translates to MPSQVLPEVRGVSYSRVTLTELMIPSYANFGGKIHGGILLSLMDKVAYAAASKHAGNYCVTVSVDGVNFLQPVEVGELVSLLASVNYVGRTSLLVGIKVIAEDVRTGTVKHTNTSYFTMVAKDDEGKPTQVPKLLLETPEDTRRFFEAIKRREFNAQYREEFNNALTQIAAVEQMGLLQNERCQIGY; encoded by the coding sequence ATGCCCTCTCAAGTGCTACCAGAAGTGCGCGGTGTCTCGTATTCACGGGTTACCCTTACCGAGCTGATGATTCCTTCTTATGCCAACTTTGGCGGGAAGATCCACGGAGGTATTCTGCTCTCCCTAATGGACAAGGTGGCCTACGCGGCAGCTTCAAAACATGCCGGTAATTACTGCGTGACCGTGAGTGTGGATGGAGTCAATTTTCTGCAGCCGGTGGAAGTGGGAGAATTGGTTTCCTTACTGGCATCCGTGAACTACGTCGGACGCACTTCTCTGCTCGTCGGCATTAAGGTAATAGCCGAGGATGTGCGCACGGGAACAGTGAAGCATACCAATACTTCCTACTTCACTATGGTAGCCAAGGATGATGAAGGCAAGCCCACTCAAGTCCCCAAGCTCCTGCTGGAGACACCCGAGGATACCCGCCGATTCTTTGAGGCCATCAAGCGCCGGGAGTTCAATGCCCAGTACCGAGAGGAGTTCAACAATGCATTGACTCAGATAGCCGCAGTGGAGCAGATGGGCCTCCTGCAAAATGAGCGGTGCCAAATAGGCTACTGA
- a CDS encoding DUF721 domain-containing protein — translation MAFKKPYSPENSRKSDIVPLKDGIKALLKAYRLQGKLNEVVVVASWEKVMGKAVAMKTQEVYVSNGKLFVRLTSAPLKHELFMAKTRVLEIINAEVGEEVIKEVVFL, via the coding sequence ATGGCTTTTAAAAAACCTTATTCACCAGAAAATTCTCGTAAGTCGGATATCGTGCCGCTGAAGGATGGGATTAAGGCTTTGTTGAAAGCCTACCGTCTGCAGGGCAAATTGAATGAGGTAGTAGTAGTGGCCAGCTGGGAGAAGGTAATGGGCAAGGCAGTTGCGATGAAGACTCAGGAGGTCTATGTCAGCAACGGCAAGCTTTTCGTGCGGCTAACTTCTGCCCCGCTTAAGCATGAACTCTTCATGGCCAAGACCCGTGTGCTGGAAATCATCAATGCAGAGGTTGGCGAAGAAGTAATTAAGGAGGTTGTGTTCCTCTAG
- the recF gene encoding DNA replication/repair protein RecF (All proteins in this family for which functions are known are DNA-binding proteins that assist the filamentation of RecA onto DNA for the initiation of recombination or recombinational repair.) — protein sequence MILETLHLLFFKNYDEANLLLSPHINCFVGDNGSGKTNLLDAIHYLSLTKSAFTTSDVQSIKQGEEFFVVKGKFQLEAEAKTELIQCSLRAGQKKSVLHNKQAYDRISDHIGRFPVVLISPYDTDLIRQGSEERRKYFDSLISQLDHEYLELLIKYSHLLKQRNSLLKLATDRQVGYDRDYLLVLDEQLAPLGEELVRKRQEFLQEFEPVFQRHYEQLADGSEVVTLTYKSELPGADFLKLLRLQERKDLMLQRTTTGPHRDDVTFLMNGLAVKGYGSQGQQKSFAIALKLAQFEILAARKQHKPLLLLDDIFDRLDEKRITRLMQLVANQTFGQIFLTDTHLERTYQILSALSEDIRRFRVDSGVVTLL from the coding sequence ATGATTCTAGAAACGCTGCATTTATTGTTCTTTAAGAACTACGACGAGGCAAACCTTTTACTCTCCCCTCACATCAATTGCTTTGTGGGCGACAACGGCAGCGGCAAGACCAACCTGCTAGATGCCATTCATTACTTGTCGCTCACTAAGAGTGCCTTTACCACTTCTGATGTTCAAAGCATAAAACAAGGCGAAGAGTTCTTTGTGGTGAAGGGCAAGTTTCAACTGGAAGCAGAAGCAAAAACGGAATTGATCCAGTGCAGCCTGCGTGCCGGCCAGAAGAAATCGGTGCTCCACAATAAGCAGGCCTACGACCGTATCTCCGATCATATCGGCCGCTTCCCGGTAGTTCTTATCTCTCCCTACGATACTGACCTGATCAGGCAAGGCAGCGAGGAACGGCGCAAGTATTTCGACAGCCTAATTTCGCAGCTCGATCATGAGTACCTAGAACTACTGATTAAGTACTCGCATCTGCTCAAGCAGCGCAACTCCCTGCTCAAGTTGGCCACCGACCGCCAAGTTGGCTACGACCGGGACTACCTGTTGGTATTGGATGAACAGTTGGCTCCGCTTGGTGAGGAGCTGGTTCGTAAGCGTCAGGAATTTCTACAGGAGTTTGAGCCCGTATTTCAGCGCCACTACGAGCAGCTTGCTGATGGTAGCGAGGTAGTAACGCTTACCTATAAGAGTGAGCTTCCTGGCGCCGACTTTCTTAAGCTCCTCCGACTGCAGGAACGCAAAGACCTTATGTTGCAACGCACCACCACGGGCCCTCACCGCGACGACGTGACGTTTCTTATGAATGGCCTAGCGGTTAAAGGCTATGGCTCGCAGGGCCAGCAGAAGTCGTTTGCCATTGCGCTCAAGCTGGCACAGTTCGAAATCCTGGCCGCGCGCAAGCAGCACAAGCCCCTGCTCCTTCTTGATGACATCTTTGACCGTCTGGACGAGAAGCGCATCACTCGCCTTATGCAGTTGGTAGCTAATCAAACTTTCGGGCAGATATTCCTGACGGACACTCACCTAGAGCGTACCTATCAAATCCTCTCTGCCCTCTCCGAAGATATCCGGCGTTTTCGGGTTGACTCTGGGGTCGTGACTCTGCTTTAG
- the pdhA gene encoding pyruvate dehydrogenase (acetyl-transferring) E1 component subunit alpha codes for MAETKVKAASKASNSTKKSSTPNAASSKDTKTVKQPDPVLPPANAEAAAATHAPKATQPVTPEFPKETYLQWYQQMQLIRKFEEKTGQLYGQQKIKGFCHLYIGQEACVAGAVSALTKDDKWITAYRDHAHPLALGTSPNAIMAEMFAKATGCSKGKGGSMHMFDKNVNFVGGHGIVGAQVPMGAGIAFAEKYNKTGNLCICYMGDGAVRQGALHEAFNMAMLWKLPVIFVVENNGYAMGTSVQRTSNVTELYTLGESYDMPSEPVNAMNVEDVHNAVASAAERARAGEGPTFLEFKTYRYKGHSMSDPAKYRTKEELEDYRSRDSIESVRHTILTHNMATEEDLAAIDEKIKAQVQESVEFAENSPYPTPDELYKDVYVQQDYPYIRD; via the coding sequence ATGGCGGAGACGAAAGTAAAGGCTGCCTCCAAGGCTTCCAATTCGACGAAAAAATCGTCGACCCCTAACGCTGCATCCTCTAAGGACACCAAAACGGTGAAGCAGCCTGATCCGGTGTTGCCGCCAGCGAATGCTGAGGCAGCCGCCGCAACCCATGCCCCCAAGGCTACCCAGCCCGTTACTCCTGAGTTTCCGAAAGAAACGTATCTGCAGTGGTATCAGCAGATGCAGCTCATTCGCAAGTTTGAGGAGAAGACTGGTCAGCTATATGGTCAGCAAAAAATTAAAGGCTTCTGTCACCTCTACATCGGCCAGGAGGCTTGTGTAGCAGGTGCTGTGTCAGCCCTGACGAAAGACGACAAGTGGATTACCGCTTATCGTGACCACGCTCATCCGCTGGCTTTGGGTACTTCCCCTAACGCCATCATGGCCGAGATGTTTGCCAAAGCTACCGGCTGCTCTAAAGGCAAAGGGGGCTCCATGCACATGTTCGATAAGAACGTGAACTTCGTAGGTGGCCACGGTATCGTGGGTGCTCAGGTACCTATGGGTGCTGGCATTGCCTTCGCCGAGAAGTACAACAAGACCGGCAACCTCTGCATCTGCTACATGGGTGACGGTGCTGTGCGCCAAGGTGCCCTGCACGAGGCCTTCAACATGGCCATGCTGTGGAAGCTACCCGTAATCTTTGTGGTAGAGAACAACGGCTACGCCATGGGTACCTCGGTGCAGCGTACTTCTAACGTGACGGAGCTCTACACCTTGGGTGAGAGCTACGACATGCCATCGGAGCCCGTGAATGCCATGAACGTAGAGGATGTGCACAACGCCGTGGCCAGTGCCGCTGAGCGTGCGCGTGCAGGCGAAGGCCCCACGTTCCTGGAGTTCAAAACCTACCGCTACAAAGGCCACTCCATGAGTGACCCAGCTAAATACCGCACGAAGGAAGAACTGGAAGACTACCGCTCCCGCGACTCCATCGAATCGGTACGCCACACCATCCTGACCCATAACATGGCCACGGAAGAGGATCTGGCGGCTATCGATGAGAAGATCAAGGCGCAGGTACAAGAGTCCGTAGAGTTTGCTGAGAACTCGCCGTACCCAACCCCCGACGAGCTGTACAAAGACGTGTACGTACAGCAGGACTATCCGTACATCCGCGACTAG
- a CDS encoding tetratricopeptide repeat protein, producing MSKIPFTGKSPQARQQQQVTSTDPLQPAEAYNPEHPLLEDPDALAIRLVESEDFLRRNKNVLLGLAAVVILAVAGAFGYYMWRSSQDEKGQAAMLRAVSYWEADSLQKAMKGDGRNLGLERVASEYSGSAAGNLANFYAGAGALKEGKYKEAIDYLEDFSSDDLLVQARAYALLGDAHLELNQPKEAADFYNKAANHNANEFFSPGYLLKEATARELAKDYAGAVTAYDKILNDYPAAAEAAEAKQYKARAEGLTGK from the coding sequence ATGTCAAAGATTCCTTTTACAGGCAAGAGTCCCCAGGCCCGCCAGCAACAGCAGGTAACGTCCACGGATCCACTGCAGCCCGCTGAAGCCTACAATCCGGAGCACCCGTTGTTGGAAGACCCGGATGCGTTGGCTATCCGTTTGGTGGAGTCGGAGGATTTCCTGCGCCGTAACAAGAACGTATTGCTAGGCCTAGCGGCTGTGGTAATATTGGCGGTAGCAGGTGCCTTTGGCTATTATATGTGGCGCAGCTCGCAGGACGAGAAAGGACAAGCGGCCATGTTACGGGCCGTGAGCTATTGGGAAGCTGACTCCCTGCAGAAAGCCATGAAGGGCGACGGTCGTAACCTGGGCCTGGAGCGCGTTGCTTCTGAGTACAGCGGTTCGGCTGCCGGCAACCTGGCCAACTTCTATGCGGGTGCTGGTGCGCTCAAAGAAGGCAAGTACAAAGAGGCCATTGATTACCTGGAGGACTTCAGCTCCGATGACCTGCTGGTACAGGCCCGGGCTTATGCCTTGCTGGGTGATGCCCACCTGGAACTGAACCAGCCCAAAGAAGCAGCTGACTTTTATAACAAGGCGGCTAACCACAACGCCAACGAGTTCTTCTCGCCGGGTTATCTTCTGAAAGAAGCTACTGCCCGGGAGCTGGCGAAGGACTACGCGGGTGCCGTCACTGCCTACGATAAAATCCTGAACGATTACCCCGCCGCCGCTGAAGCAGCTGAGGCAAAGCAGTACAAGGCCCGCGCCGAAGGACTAACTGGTAAATAG